A stretch of the Agelaius phoeniceus isolate bAgePho1 chromosome 1, bAgePho1.hap1, whole genome shotgun sequence genome encodes the following:
- the CSPG5 gene encoding chondroitin sulfate proteoglycan 5 isoform X1, translated as MAPRAPRALALLLAIGGALASAWPPQNSSAGEGRAWEGSLESSPPKWDLASGDPPGGPSNSTSAGGAAAGPQLEPPGMGTATTEPSAVPEGCPGCAGEGEASAVPPRAVTWPGDGGTVPVALGSPEEPGSGDRPTPGSPPAPGGFGGLPAAAPSPPGPQLATDSAESDLLLAAGGSAAPRTPVLGEPGPVAAAGGDSGGAPELWAAASSPAPAQGARGWTDLTWLQEPVTAATGPPKPPADRTGSEIIDVDYYDLFEGGEGLGGFPGGGRGAAGSARRREPEGAATPWALHELYDDFTPFDDADFYPTTSFYADGDDEDELEDEEEEEEEEDGGLEDENGYRPPASAAPAPQDPRPTGHRAAAPPPPPGLPGAGPTAWPRPGERGPPENGSECRSGYVRHNSSCRSLCDLVPSYCHNGGQCYLVESHGAFCRCNTQDYTWHKGTRCESIVTDFQVMCVAVGSAALVVLLLFMLTVFFAKKLYLLKTENSKLRKTKYRTPSELHNDNFSLSTIAEGSHPNDDPSAPHKLQDSLKSCLKDEEPFNIHNSTSPKHEGGKGEQDVGELNCLQNNLT; from the exons AtggccccccgcgccccccgcgccctggccctgctgctggcgaTCGGCGGCGCCCTCG CATCCGCGTGGcccccccaaaactccagcGCTGGCGAGGGGAGAGCCTGGGAGGGCTCGTTGGAGAGCAGCCCCCCGAAATGGGACCTGGCGAGCGGAGACCCCCCGGGGGGACCCAGCAACAGCACGAGCGCCGGGGGGGCGGCGGCAGGACCCCAGCTAGAGCCCCCCGGGATGGGCACGGCCACCACGGAGCCCTCGGCCGTGCCCGAGGGGTGCCCGGGGTGCGCCGGGGAGGGCGAGGCCAGCGCCGTGCCCCCCCGAGCCGTCACCTGGCCCGGGGACGGGGGCACGGTGCCGGTGGCGCTGGGCAGCCCCGAGGAGCCGGGCAGCGGTGACCGACCCACGCCGggctccccgcccgccccgggtGGCTTCGGGGGGCTCCCGGCCGCGGCGCCGAGCCCCCCCGGGCCCCAGCTCGCCACCGACTCCGCCGAATCCGACCTGCTGCTGGCGGCCGGGGGCTCGGCCGCGCCGCGCACCCCCGTGCTGGGCGAGCCCGGCCCCGTGGCCGCCGCCGGGGGGGACTCGGGGGGTGCCCCGGAGCTCTGGGCCGCCGCCtccagcccggccccggcgcaGGGGGCCCGCGGCTGGACCGACCTGACGTGGCTGCAGGAGCCCGTCACCGCCGCCACGGGCCCGCCCAAGCCCCCGGCCGACCGCACGGGCTCCGAGATCATCGACGTCGATTACTACGACCTGTTCGAGGGGGGCGAGGGACTGGGGGGCTTCCCCGGGGGCGGCCGGGGCGCGGCGGGCTcggcgcggcggcgggagcCCGAGGGGGCGGCCACGCCCTGGGCCCTGCACGAGCTCTACGACGACTTCACGCCCTTCGACGACGCCGATTTCTACCCCACCACCTCCTTCTACGCCGACGGGGACGACGAGGACGAGCTGGAGGacgaggaggaagaggaggaggaggaagacgGCGGGCTGGAGGACGAGAACGGCTACCGGCCGCCCGCCTcggccgcgcccgccccgcagGACCCCCGGCCCACCGGGCACcgcgccgcggccccgccgccgccgcccgggcTGCCCGGGGCCGGCCCCACGGCCTGGCCGCGGCCGGGGGAGCGGGGCCCGCCCGAGAACGGCTCCGAGTGCCGGAGCGGGTACGTGCGGCACAACAGCTCCTGCCGCTCCCTCTGCGACCTCGTCCCCAGCTACTGCCACAACGGCGGCCAGTGCTACCTGGTGGAGAGCCACGGGGCCTTCTGCCG GTGCAACACGCAGGACTACACGTGGCACAAGGGCACGCGCTGCGAGTCCATCGTCACCGACTTCCAGGTGATGTGCGTGGCCGTGGGCTCGGCCGCGCtcgtggtgctgctgctcttcatgCTCACCGTGTTCTTCGCCAAGAAGCTCTACCTGCTCAAGACGGAGAACAGCAAACTGCGCAAGACCAA ATACCGCACCCCGTCCGAGCTGCACAACGACAACTTCTCCCTGTCCACCATCGCCGAGGGCTCCCACCCAAAC gACGATCCCAGCGCTCCCCACAAGCTGCAGGACTCGCTGAAATCCTGCCTGAAGGACGAGGAGCCGTTCAACATCCACAACTCGACGTCGCCCAAGCACGAGGGCGGCAAAGGGGAGCAGGACGTGGGGGAGCTGAACTGCCTCCAGAACAACCTGacgtga
- the CSPG5 gene encoding chondroitin sulfate proteoglycan 5 isoform X2: MAPRAPRALALLLAIGGALASAWPPQNSSAGEGRAWEGSLESSPPKWDLASGDPPGGPSNSTSAGGAAAGPQLEPPGMGTATTEPSAVPEGCPGCAGEGEASAVPPRAVTWPGDGGTVPVALGSPEEPGSGDRPTPGSPPAPGGFGGLPAAAPSPPGPQLATDSAESDLLLAAGGSAAPRTPVLGEPGPVAAAGGDSGGAPELWAAASSPAPAQGARGWTDLTWLQEPVTAATGPPKPPADRTGSEIIDVDYYDLFEGGEGLGGFPGGGRGAAGSARRREPEGAATPWALHELYDDFTPFDDADFYPTTSFYADGDDEDELEDEEEEEEEEDGGLEDENGYRPPASAAPAPQDPRPTGHRAAAPPPPPGLPGAGPTAWPRPGERGPPENGSECRSGYVRHNSSCRSLCDLVPSYCHNGGQCYLVESHGAFCRCNTQDYTWHKGTRCESIVTDFQVMCVAVGSAALVVLLLFMLTVFFAKKLYLLKTENSKLRKTKYRTPSELHNDNFSLSTIAEGSHPNREAKGFAEPEEERRSL; encoded by the exons AtggccccccgcgccccccgcgccctggccctgctgctggcgaTCGGCGGCGCCCTCG CATCCGCGTGGcccccccaaaactccagcGCTGGCGAGGGGAGAGCCTGGGAGGGCTCGTTGGAGAGCAGCCCCCCGAAATGGGACCTGGCGAGCGGAGACCCCCCGGGGGGACCCAGCAACAGCACGAGCGCCGGGGGGGCGGCGGCAGGACCCCAGCTAGAGCCCCCCGGGATGGGCACGGCCACCACGGAGCCCTCGGCCGTGCCCGAGGGGTGCCCGGGGTGCGCCGGGGAGGGCGAGGCCAGCGCCGTGCCCCCCCGAGCCGTCACCTGGCCCGGGGACGGGGGCACGGTGCCGGTGGCGCTGGGCAGCCCCGAGGAGCCGGGCAGCGGTGACCGACCCACGCCGggctccccgcccgccccgggtGGCTTCGGGGGGCTCCCGGCCGCGGCGCCGAGCCCCCCCGGGCCCCAGCTCGCCACCGACTCCGCCGAATCCGACCTGCTGCTGGCGGCCGGGGGCTCGGCCGCGCCGCGCACCCCCGTGCTGGGCGAGCCCGGCCCCGTGGCCGCCGCCGGGGGGGACTCGGGGGGTGCCCCGGAGCTCTGGGCCGCCGCCtccagcccggccccggcgcaGGGGGCCCGCGGCTGGACCGACCTGACGTGGCTGCAGGAGCCCGTCACCGCCGCCACGGGCCCGCCCAAGCCCCCGGCCGACCGCACGGGCTCCGAGATCATCGACGTCGATTACTACGACCTGTTCGAGGGGGGCGAGGGACTGGGGGGCTTCCCCGGGGGCGGCCGGGGCGCGGCGGGCTcggcgcggcggcgggagcCCGAGGGGGCGGCCACGCCCTGGGCCCTGCACGAGCTCTACGACGACTTCACGCCCTTCGACGACGCCGATTTCTACCCCACCACCTCCTTCTACGCCGACGGGGACGACGAGGACGAGCTGGAGGacgaggaggaagaggaggaggaggaagacgGCGGGCTGGAGGACGAGAACGGCTACCGGCCGCCCGCCTcggccgcgcccgccccgcagGACCCCCGGCCCACCGGGCACcgcgccgcggccccgccgccgccgcccgggcTGCCCGGGGCCGGCCCCACGGCCTGGCCGCGGCCGGGGGAGCGGGGCCCGCCCGAGAACGGCTCCGAGTGCCGGAGCGGGTACGTGCGGCACAACAGCTCCTGCCGCTCCCTCTGCGACCTCGTCCCCAGCTACTGCCACAACGGCGGCCAGTGCTACCTGGTGGAGAGCCACGGGGCCTTCTGCCG GTGCAACACGCAGGACTACACGTGGCACAAGGGCACGCGCTGCGAGTCCATCGTCACCGACTTCCAGGTGATGTGCGTGGCCGTGGGCTCGGCCGCGCtcgtggtgctgctgctcttcatgCTCACCGTGTTCTTCGCCAAGAAGCTCTACCTGCTCAAGACGGAGAACAGCAAACTGCGCAAGACCAA ATACCGCACCCCGTCCGAGCTGCACAACGACAACTTCTCCCTGTCCACCATCGCCGAGGGCTCCCACCCAAAC AGAGAAGCGAAGGGCTTTGCGGAGCCGGAGGAGGAGCGTAGGTCCCTTTAG